ATTGTGGCTTCCCGCTCCATCATGGCATTCGTTTGCCTCCACAGTTTTGGAGATAACTAGTGAATTAGCAGTAAGAGCTGAGAGAGGATTTGTTGGGTTGGTTGATTTCAAACCCACAAACCCCGCATCTCTTCCAATTTCTAACACATTATCATTCCTTCCTGTGGTTCTACTCGCCTCAGTTTCAAGTCCCTCATAATGCTCAATTGTCGATTCCCTGACCTTACAAGAGTCAGCTGCCTTCCAGTCTAACACACAGTCAGGTAAttcacctctgctgctgttaACCCTGTTAATGTCTTGTTCCCTCTCCTCACTGTTAGGTCTACTGCCATGGGATTCCCCAAACCTGCCACCTGTCTCTAGTTCCTCTCCAGAGCTCAGGGAAAGGGAGGATGAACGGGAAGAGCATGTCTGTACATCAGCGACTCCTGTCTGAATAAGATCAAGAAGCTTCTGAAACTCTGCCACATTGGGTCCCGACTgcactgttgttttattttttgtagctTCTTGAGACACACCTCCATCTTCCTTCCCACTTCCCTCTTTATGCCTTTCTCTTCGCTTCACCTGACGCTGCTCAATGGAACCCTCACAAGGCCAGTCTCCTACAAAATCTAAAGTCTTAGGCATTCCCTGATTTCCCCCATACATCTCCATCTCTACCCTTTCTGCTTCCTTTgccttttctttccccttttcctcGCTGTGTGATTGGTTGGTATCTTTCACCAGATCTGCAGGCTCCAACCTGTCAAAACCCGACCTCCTGCTAGGCCTTTCCCTCCTTACTCTTTGTGCAATAGACTCAGAGAAAGCCACAGGCACTTCATCCCCACGATGATCTTCACTCATCACTGATTCCACAATACAGTCGGGAATTCTCTGATCTCCTGTTGGACGATTCATCTCTAACCCAACGTCCAACTCAAAATCTAATTCCCCCAAATCCATGTCATCATCCCCATCGGACATTACAGGGTTTTCCGCAAGTCTTCCAGTAGGATGGAAATTGAGGGACTCCGTAGATTTGTGGGTGCCGCCTTCCATCATTCCCACCTCACTAATACGACTAATTGATGACACATCAGGGAGAGAGGAATACAGCTGAGGGCGGGATTTCATACATCCCTCTGCCAATTCTGGCTGCCCTACAAGGTCAGGACAAGGCGTTTCAGAAGACACTGGCctagagaaaacaaaagagataTGAATGATTAGTTATGTTAATATAAAGCAATTAACATAACTAATGATGCGTGCACAATACATTATGTCTTATTTAGTCCAATGTTGTTTGATGATTCATGGGATTCATTGGATGAGCATAAATCTcatgattttcatttattttaaccgttaaacgtttttttttcttcatccaaACGCAACGTGATCCAAATCAGATGCCCTGTGTATCCAAGACAAATGTTTGAAGCTGAAACTCACTGTGACCTTCTGTTCTCCAGAGGGACGCGCTGTTTGATCTCAGGCATCTGTGAGCCCATGATTGCCTGGACTGTGATGTAGCGATCATAACCATTGAGCATGCGTCGGATTTTTTCCACTGGCACATTGTGTGTGGAACGCCTGCACATGCATGTGAAGCCACAAAAAATTAACCACATACAAGCCACAAAACTGGAATATGGCAAATAGTCTCCCACAGCATTTTGCTCATCATGTGCAAATACATAATTGAGTTGATATTctacattaaaaacagatgCTACTGTAatcactctctttctcacctCTCCAGTTCTCTTGGCTTGTTCTTCCACCAAGTGTCTGGCTCTCGGAACAGCACCTTATATCCATGTTTCAGGGCCTAGAACAGGGCCGACAATTTTTTGCAATTCATAACAAAATTATATAgccacttgttttgttttttgcgatcccacaaaatatttgtttaaaaacaaaatgcttccGTCACTGTTAATACATAAAGTGGATTGAAGTAAAAGTGTAGTTTAACAGATCTGATTGGAGTTCAGGCCAAAATCAGCCCTGTGTTTAAACAATACATGGGCTCTTCTTTTTTGCGTGTTCACATGCAATCTATATCTTGTTCAGCTTGCGCTGACACCGTCTTTTGCTCTGTCTTTGTATTGCGCAAGGTCTTCGGTGTTGCATGGCTGTTTTAGCTGTGGACAGCATAGTAAGTGGTCAATCGGTTGTGGTTCTGTACCCCATTTGACTACATTTTTCCTACCCAGGTAACCCTATTTCTACAAAGTTACCTCACACCAGTAGGTAGAGTTTCTGAGAGTGTACAGACTAGAGCCTAGTCTAGAGGTTGGTGTTAGGGTCTTTGTGAAGCTCTTTAGTATTTTTGTACTGCTctggttgatttttttgtgaaatgatGGTGTAATCGTTTGGAATCTAGGACTGAGACCGTGGACGCTTCAACCATGGACCTTAAAAGGGACTGCATTGGTGGAGGCATGTTGTTAAGGTATCAGCGAGACAATGAAATGTGATCCAGAGGGTACAGTTCTAGTAACAGATTATGGTGTTTAAATGCAAATCAGACACCAAACACTGCACAGCAGTTTATGAAACTCAGAGCAGGACAAAAACGGTATTGCCGTTACAAAATGATCTACCAGGAATGTAAGCAGCAAAAGTTGAGCCTGGTTCAACTTTTTTGCCAGACGACcctgtgtatattttttgcCCTCTGCGTTGCCACCTGCTTGGGCAGAATGGCCTAATTTGAATGAATGGGGACattgcattttttccacaaagggCTGAAATCAGTCTGGACAGGCCCAACCCATAAACTATCATGAATTATATGTTATTTAAGAGGACTTGTATGATCCTCTTCTCCAGAGCAATTAGTGCAAAAGCAGAATCCGTTAGCCATGTGAAAAATGTTACCATGCTTGTTGCTGACTGACCTGAACCACATAAGGTCTCATCTCCCAGCTTTGCATGTTGGTATTGTCAATGATGATGGGGTTAACACCCCTTTCAAAAGCCTCTTTGGCTATGGAATAAAGTTGGCATAAGAAAGAAAGCACAAGAGAAACAAACCACttgtcattttacacacagcacTTAAAGGGAAACAATGGCAATCAACTACGTAGATAAAAGAAATCTCATGACTCGCCGCTCCTGCTTCACTTCTTATcagaactgtgtgtgttgtttaccTTGTTTATGGTTCCACTCATGGGCCTCCCCTAGAGCAGTGGGGTCGAACTGATATTCTCCATTCCGAGTGAAATAGTCGTCAGTGCTCAGTATAACGCCACCTGGGTTATGCTCTAAGAAcgctctacacacacacacacacacacacacacacacacacacacacacacacacacacacacacacacacacacacacagagataatcTCACAACTGAGACATGAGCTATACAACCATACTCATCTCAGTGGTAAAAGGAGCCTGTCCATCTAATGCCTTGTAGGTCtaaagtaaaatttaaaaatcactCCTAAAAGATCAATCCTAGTCCAACAACAAGAGCGAACAATTAtagggcggcctctagctcactcCAATTTACTGGCTATAGTGCAAAATTGCACTCCTGAACACTGTACGCTACTACGAGTGCATAACATATTGCTATTTAGAGTATCCCAAAATTCTTACCTTGCCAAAGTTGACTTGCCAGATCCTGGAGCACCACGTAGCAACACAAGGACCTTCCCTACCAAACGAAGCCTGCTGTGGGCAGGAGAATGTGGAGCAGCAGGCAGGGCCCAGGACTTTGGAATAGTAGCAGAAGGTTTGAGAGGTGCTTGGCTTACGGAGCCTTGACTCAACCAGGGAGAGGCATGTCTGGGTTGGCCGGGCCAGTTGGAAGGTGTTTGAGCCACAGGGGTAAGGAACACTGGCCCCTGTTTTTCATGGATACGAGGAGAAAACACTGGTGCTTGCAGGTTCCAGGATGATGGCATGTAGCCAAGCGGCTCCGGATTCAATGTGTTAACCTTAGATCTTGCTCCTCCAACTATCGCTTTAGAGGGCTTGAGCCAAGCCTTGTCTGAGATTGTGTGTATTGGGTCTTGCTTTTTATACACCTGGAAAGCTGAAGGGCGTCCAGAAGCTGCCAGGTCCAATGGAGGTTTCAGCTTGTCAGCAGGCGTCTCTTTCATCAGATGTGTAAAATCCACCAACTGCTGCACTCCAACGGTCTTGTCTTCCCAAGTGATGACGTTGTCGGGCGGAGAGGAAGCTCCAGAAATACGTTCCGCCAGACTTCCCACTAGACCTTGCTGCTCAACAGAGGGCCCTCTAGATCCAGGCTGCAGGCTGGACTGAAGCAGCTCAGGGAGGACCTGCTGTTGGAATGGTGgtggagggaaagaggaaagggACGTGTCAACAGATAAATACTGGCTACCGCCTTGTTGCGCAGTTAGTGTCTCTAGCTCCTGATCAACTAGTAGGTCCATCTCCTCTGTCAAGATGTTGCTGGAGGGAGGAGAGCAGGGCAGCTGTGATGGTTTGGAGGAGTCTGGGTCTGGTCTCGATTCAGAGAAGTGATGTGGGCTGAGCAGGGCTGCAGCAGTGCGCTCAAAGCCAGAGACAGGAGAAGGTATAGGGGCCGCACCTTCAGCAGCCACAGACAGCTCCAAGAGAGAGTCCATTGCATTTTCAACtagaacacaaacagaaaaaccacAGACACCAAGAGAATGAAAAGAGTGAGTCACCTTAAGTCATGTTTGAACGTTtcaatacttaaaaaacaaagagcattaaaaatgatgaaataagaGTAAGCAAAACCAGCACTACCGCAGCAATGCTATCAGCACCACATACCAATGAATAAACCCCATTCGATACATACCATTACAGAACAAGTTAGTCTGGTCATGTCAGACAAGCAGAAGAACAACACAGTTGGTGATTTAGGCACACTCTTGATAAGAGCTGTTATAGAACCTGGCCAATACTTAACAGTCTTTAAAATAACTCTCCTGTCAATTTCCACTTTATACAGTTAGCATGACATTACAGGTACAAAAAGCAGATTTTATTATGTGAActcaaaatacatgtttaggTAGGACTCTGGAGTTGTCTGATTTGGGATAGGTGACTGACTGGGCATGGTTAATTTCTGTTGTACCCCTGAGGCTCTCAAGGCgtgtttgctctttttttttttaaatcaacaatgtAGGCAGTTTAAACAAGTGGCTGCGTTCTTAAAGGCATTGATGGCTTTTGTTgggtttatttctgtttttattctgcttTACTGACTTGAGAATCACTTTGGTGACACTTTATTACTGGTGCTGTTTCAATAAACCTTACCAGGACATCTGACATGCAGCATCTGTTATCCATATGTATTAGGGAAGCAGGGACTCGTAGCTCATCTAGATCTAAACAGGCACAACAGGATGAGGAGGGTGCGTGGGttgaaatgcaaaaatgcaaGGAGCAGTCTTAGATGACTGCAGATACTGACAATAATACTAATGGGACCTCCACTATAACGTTAAAGTAACCTCATGTAGTAAAATGCTATCGGAAATATACAGCTAAAAAGCTACCCAGCTAACAGGTCGAGAGAATCCACTGAATAGCATTCCTACGAGTCATAAGCAGGTTGGACAACTGTCTCCCATCTTTAGTGCTACCTTTAAAATCACACTCGGACAGCACGATGTATATAACTTCTGGGTCCAGGTGTGAGAACATCTCCTGCATGCTTTTGACGATTCTCTCCTTGACTGAGCTGGTTGGAAAGTTGTTCGCCATGGCGCTGTCAAATCCCTCCGGTAGTAAGTAACCCGTGTTGTGGCCGAGGCTTCCCCCCTCTGGCGGTCCCCCGGGGACTCTTGCAGGGCTCTGGCCGTTTTTCTTTCTCCGAGGCATTCCGTATCCGGGCTGTAGCCTCTCATTAGCGGCTAGACGGAGCTAACTACCTAACTGACGAGCTACAAAAAGGGTGGCCCGGAGccgaaaaatgaaaacatgcttCCAGTCACGGGTAGCTAATGTAACCAAAGTCCATCAACGCAAGGTTACGATATCGAACAGAACTCCAACTAGTGGAAATACATCAGAAAGTGTGAATCGTTCCAAGTCCGCCAACGCTGTTGAAACCGGAAATCAGGACAgtgacttcaaaataaaatgtggcttTGGCACAGTGCTATATGAAGCTAGGTCTGTTGCGATACTTACTAAACAATGCCTGTtgttgacagtgtttttttcttaagtaaaagtagcaatataacaataaaaaaatactcctgcattcaaaatattatttgagtagaaatacaaaaatataatgaaaaaatgtGAGGCATTAAACATGCGGCCCTGTTCTTGTAAAATTGTCATATTATTATAGTGGATTATTAGTGGTACAAAAGTATAGCATTGTAAATATCTAAATTGATGGTGTTTCATCTTTtataaattcaaattcaaatgtaaaaaattttTACACTAGCTGATAGATAAACAGTGGAGTAAAAAACGtgaaatatttccctctgaaatatagcggatatacagtatagtataaaCTAATATTAAATTCGAGAAGCTGCTCACTGCAGAGCCATTTGGCTGGTCCAGTTCCACAGGTGCAGTACTGGTGTGAATGTGGATCCACTTTGTAGAGGCCACTGCAAACTATCTGCAGTAaggttttttaaaatcaattagaGATTCTGACTAATTCGACACGTTGTAGGGAAATTTTGcgattaaacaaaaaataaaataagtctCATGTTGCCATAACGGAAACAATGAATTTTCTTAAATACAACGTCGTGCTTTTTTGACAATTAAATACATGTTCGATTACATACAACTGTATTTCTTTGTAATTACAAATTTGGGGTTgtgacatgttttcttttttctgtataatatgtaatattcaGTCTATGGTCTGTACCTGATACGATTTAGGAACTTGCCCTTTTACAGCTCAGGTAGAACCTATTATCATTGATGCGCATAACCaactaaatattaaataatgttgtTACTGAAACGATAAAATAGTAGTTAGTCAGGGTCCTTGCAGAAAATCAAACTATATAAACAAAAGCAGGTGGCCAACAGCATTCATGAACCACaatatgaaatatgtaaaattaaacCACTGTTTCCATTAGTACCATTTGAccaccagatgtccctcactactgctactactattacaattcattattttataaattaaggGTAGGGTTAGAGTCAACAGTTAACAGAATACTAGTAGTTAGAATAAGCAGTAGTTTTAGTAattaatgttgttaaatgttatgTTAACGAAGAATAAGCATTATCATTAAACGCACATGCTGCAGCAACGTATTGACAgcaatacaacttttttaaaTAGTAGCCTACTACGATGCTCGTAAAATGATTCATATTAgtatattttcaatgtttttttctgctacaaaaaaacaaaaccggAAAATGGCATCATGCATATCATATGTGGATTTATATACACagtaattacattaaattaacaaaaactgtGTTGCGAGATGTTAGCTGTTTGTTTCGGACTCCCGCCATGAATTTTTGTGCTGCAGTACTCCTGTGGGACCGAGGGGGGCGCTCTACACCCAGCCTTCACACAGACAGCACTGAACGGACCGAGAGCTTTGTGCCGAAAACTAAACCCAACCTGTGTCAGACTAATGAATTAAAACGGCCCACTTGAGAGGTAAATACAAACAAGTAAACGCTTGGCA
The sequence above is drawn from the Etheostoma cragini isolate CJK2018 chromosome 2, CSU_Ecrag_1.0, whole genome shotgun sequence genome and encodes:
- the n4bp2 gene encoding NEDD4-binding protein 2 isoform X1, with product MPRRKKNGQSPARVPGGPPEGGSLGHNTGYLLPEGFDSAMANNFPTSSVKERIVKSMQEMFSHLDPEVIYIVLSECDFKVENAMDSLLELSVAAEGAAPIPSPVSGFERTAAALLSPHHFSESRPDPDSSKPSQLPCSPPSSNILTEEMDLLVDQELETLTAQQGGSQYLSVDTSLSSFPPPPFQQQVLPELLQSSLQPGSRGPSVEQQGLVGSLAERISGASSPPDNVITWEDKTVGVQQLVDFTHLMKETPADKLKPPLDLAASGRPSAFQVYKKQDPIHTISDKAWLKPSKAIVGGARSKVNTLNPEPLGYMPSSWNLQAPVFSPRIHEKQGPVFLTPVAQTPSNWPGQPRHASPWLSQGSVSQAPLKPSATIPKSWALPAAPHSPAHSRLRLVGKVLVLLRGAPGSGKSTLARAFLEHNPGGVILSTDDYFTRNGEYQFDPTALGEAHEWNHKQAKEAFERGVNPIIIDNTNMQSWEMRPYVVQALKHGYKVLFREPDTWWKNKPRELERRSTHNVPVEKIRRMLNGYDRYITVQAIMGSQMPEIKQRVPLENRRSQPVSSETPCPDLVGQPELAEGCMKSRPQLYSSLPDVSSISRISEVGMMEGGTHKSTESLNFHPTGRLAENPVMSDGDDDMDLGELDFELDVGLEMNRPTGDQRIPDCIVESVMSEDHRGDEVPVAFSESIAQRVRRERPSRRSGFDRLEPADLVKDTNQSHSEEKGKEKAKEAERVEMEMYGGNQGMPKTLDFVGDWPCEGSIEQRQVKRRERHKEGSGKEDGGVSQEATKNKTTVQSGPNVAEFQKLLDLIQTGVADVQTCSSRSSSLSLSSGEELETGGRFGESHGSRPNSEEREQDINRVNSSRGELPDCVLDWKAADSCKVRESTIEHYEGLETEASRTTGRNDNVLEIGRDAGFVGLKSTNPTNPLSALTANSLVISKTVEANECHDGAGSHNVEGEVGTEPTVGHTDTEINNCTENGRETKVEADGSHVSEMCQSPVCVGSEEAESSSLSGGSQERKQRQGRRSGKQCKLALTFTQNCPASSPNTLECPNLNRAQSINHIQNSMNTDIEPNFNPDCNTSISLKSKSDLFTMSDSEAHLQHSFPLPLVDTGSPTQTEPQDFAFLWRLNRQDSAVITACSHHSGITVLSGDSSRFVPEFSTAVSAAVASHPSGQRVVPYRVVHEKGTQVEEKELGATQDRLESLRILSCHFKLVSFDTLEDLYDKCYQDLEWTTNLLLDSGERFFRDDDGEKEEEKNVGVGEDEENTSSLCGALGKPVGTRLHPDVLYEHHPEDWPKGDPIGFEEVNQQATFATVRESDESSQNTDMLSFGGAAVPVRKKYHPDITSHLQSSPQPELSLPHAVNEEERWRDTEHKVTSEADLEGEAWGGSLDDGVIIEESRVKIDEEIASMDEVHRLLQAELEEVERDQKQMVEKKTEMRHMEERRISHLNIQSVELKLPTELALQLTELFGPVGVDPGECSIDDHVVQMDLKLAKLLHQKWKETIQEKQRQATLSSHFFQESSVPGSESQGSRPGSQDWSQPLNNQHEAHGQMPFMDHWNVSHPHVSLRDIIKEQQALQKNEEKTRQSCADLDRRDGATLMKENQLYSLFPTIDRHFLQDIFRDHNHSLTQTELFLHSLLDQEPAKTVVAPEAHRSNHLRVPSKEREKRQKSLELTVPDYQDTEDPEYEDFRAEASQQKSRQHECFSKAAEAFKQGRKDVASFYAQQGHLHGQRMREANHRAAVQIFKRVNSSLLPSNILDLHGLHVDEALQHLAKVLQDKTTDCEQGLCRPQLSVITGRGNHSQGGVARIRPAVIDYLNNKHYRFTEPKPGLVLVSLK
- the n4bp2 gene encoding NEDD4-binding protein 2 isoform X3, which encodes MPRRKKNGQSPARVPGGPPEGGSLGHNTGYLLPEGFDSAMANNFPTSSVKERIVKSMQEMFSHLDPEVIYIVLSECDFKVENAMDSLLELSVAAEGAAPIPSPVSGFERTAAALLSPHHFSESRPDPDSSKPSQLPCSPPSSNILTEEMDLLVDQELETLTAQQGGSQYLSVDTSLSSFPPPPFQQQVLPELLQSSLQPGSRGPSVEQQGLVGSLAERISGASSPPDNVITWEDKTVGVQQLVDFTHLMKETPADKLKPPLDLAASGRPSAFQVYKKQDPIHTISDKAWLKPSKAIVGGARSKVNTLNPEPLGYMPSSWNLQAPVFSPRIHEKQGPVFLTPVAQTPSNWPGQPRHASPWLSQGSVSQAPLKPSATIPKSWALPAAPHSPAHSRLRLVGKVLVLLRGAPGSGKSTLARAFLEHNPGGVILSTDDYFTRNGEYQFDPTALGEAHEWNHKQAKEAFERGVNPIIIDNTNMQSWEMRPYVVQALKHGYKVLFREPDTWWKNKPRELERRSTHNVPVEKIRRMLNGYDRYITVQAIMGSQMPEIKQRVPLENRRSQPVSSETPCPDLVGQPELAEGCMKSRPQLYSSLPDVSSISRISEVGMMEGGTHKSTESLNFHPTGRLAENPVMSDGDDDMDLGELDFELDVGLEMNRPTGDQRIPDCIVESVMSEDHRGDEVPVAFSESIAQRVRRERPSRRSGFDRLEPADLVKDTNQSHSEEKGKEKAKEAERVEMEMYGGNQGMPKTLDFVGDWPCEGSIEQRQVKRRERHKEGSGKEDGGVSQEATKNKTTVQSGPNVAEFQKLLDLIQTGVADVQTCSSRSSSLSLSSGEELETGGRFGESHGSRPNSEEREQDINRVNSSRGELPDCVLDWKAADSCKVRESTIEHYEGLETEASRTTGRNDNVLEIGRDAGFVGLKSTNPTNPLSALTANSLVISKTVEANECHDGAGSHNVEGEVGTEPTVGHTDTEINNCTENGRETKVEADGSHVSEMCQSPVCVGSEEAESSSLSGGSQERKQRQGRRSGKQCKLALTFTQNCPASSPNTLECPNLNRAQSINHIQNSMNTDIEPNFNPDCNTSISLKSKSDLFTMSDSEAHLQHSFPLPLVDTGSPTQTEPQDFAFLWRLNRQDSAVITACSHHSGITVLSGDSSRFVPEFSTAVSAAVASHPSGQRVVPYRVVHEKGTQVEEKELGATQDRLESLRILSCHFKLVSFDTLEDLYDKCYQDLEWTTNLLLDSGERFFRDDDGEKEEEKNVGVGEDEENTSSLCGALGKPVGTRLHPDVLYEHHPEDWPKGDPIGFEEVNQQATFATVRESDESSQNTDMLSFGGAAVPVRKKYHPDITSHLQSSPQPELSLPHAVNEEERWRDTEHKVTSEADLEGEAWGGSLDDGVIIEESRVKIDEEIASMDEVHRLLQAELEEVERDQKQMVEKKTEMRHMEERRISHLNIQSVELKLPTELALQLTELFGPVGVDPGECSIDDHVVQMDLKLAKLLHQKWKETIQEKQRQATLSSHFFQESSRPGSQDWSQPLNNQHEAHGQMPFMDHWNVSHPHVSLRDIIKEQQALQKNEEKTRQSCADLDRRDGATLMKENQLYSLFPTIDRHFLQDIFRDHNHSLTQTELFLHSLLDQEPAKTVVAPEAHRSNHLRVPSKEREKRQKSLELTVPDYQDTEDPEYEDFRAEASQQKSRQHECFSKAAEAFKQGRKDVASFYAQQGHLHGQRMREANHRAAVQIFKRVNSSLLPSNILDLHGLHVDEALQHLAKVLQDKTTDCEQGLCRPQLSVITGRGNHSQGGVARIRPAVIDYLNNKHYRFTEPKPGLVLVSLK
- the n4bp2 gene encoding NEDD4-binding protein 2 isoform X2 — protein: MPRRKKNGQSPARVPGGPPEGGSLGHNTGYLLPEGFDSAMANNFPTSSVKERIVKSMQEMFSHLDPEVIYIVLSECDFKVENAMDSLLELSVAAEGAAPIPSPVSGFERTAAALLSPHHFSESRPDPDSSKPSQLPCSPPSSNILTEEMDLLVDQELETLTAQQGGSQYLSVDTSLSSFPPPPFQQQVLPELLQSSLQPGSRGPSVEQQGLVGSLAERISGASSPPDNVITWEDKTVGVQQLVDFTHLMKETPADKLKPPLDLAASGRPSAFQVYKKQDPIHTISDKAWLKPSKAIVGGARSKVNTLNPEPLGYMPSSWNLQAPVFSPRIHEKQGPVFLTPVAQTPSNWPGQPRHASPWLSQGSVSQAPLKPSATIPKSWALPAAPHSPAHSRLRLVGKVLVLLRGAPGSGKSTLARAFLEHNPGGVILSTDDYFTRNGEYQFDPTALGEAHEWNHKQAKEAFERGVNPIIIDNTNMQSWEMRPYVVQALKHGYKVLFREPDTWWKNKPRELERRSTHNVPVEKIRRMLNGYDRYITVQAIMGSQMPEIKQRVPLENRRSQPVSSETPCPDLVGQPELAEGCMKSRPQLYSSLPDVSSISRISEVGMMEGGTHKSTESLNFHPTGRLAENPVMSDGDDDMDLGELDFELDVGLEMNRPTGDQRIPDCIVESVMSEDHRGDEVPVAFSESIAQRVRRERPSRRSGFDRLEPADLVKDTNQSHSEEKGKEKAKEAERVEMEMYGGNQGMPKTLDFVGDWPCEGSIEQRQVKRRERHKEGSGKEDGGVSQEATKNKTTVQSGPNVAEFQKLLDLIQTGVADVQTCSSRSSSLSLSSGEELETGGRFGESHGSRPNSEEREQDINRVNSSRGELPDCVLDWKAADSCKVRESTIEHYEGLETEASRTTGRNDNVLEIGRDAGFVGLKSTNPTNPLSALTANSLVISKTVEANECHDGAGSHNVEGEVGTEPTVGHTDTEINNCTENGRETKVEADGSHVSEMCQSPVCVGSEEAESSSLSGGSQERKQRQGRRSGKQCKLALTFTQNCPASSPNTLECPNLNRAQSINHIQNSMNTDIEPNFNPDCNTSISLKSKSDLFTMSDSEAHLQHSFPLPLVDTGSPTQTEPQDFAFLWRLNRQDSAVITACSHHSGITVLSGDSSRFVPEFSTAVSAAVASHPSGQRVVPYRVVHEKGTQVEEKELGATQDRLESLRILSCHFKLVSFDTLEDLYDKCYQDLEWTTNLLLDSGERFFRDDDGEKEEEKNVGVGEDEENTSSLCGALGKPVGTRLHPDVLYEHHPEDWPKGDPIGFEEVNQQATFATVRESDESSQNTDMLSFGGAAVPVRKKYHPDITSHLQSSPQPELSLPHAVNEEERWRDTEHKVTSEADLEGEAWGGSLDDGVIIEESRVKIDEEIASMDEVHRLLQAELEEVERDQKQMVEKKTEMRHMEERRISHLNIQSVELKLPTELALQLTELFGPVGVDPGECSIDDHVVQMDLKLAKLLHQKWKETIQEKQRQATLSSHFFQEIPGSESQGSRPGSQDWSQPLNNQHEAHGQMPFMDHWNVSHPHVSLRDIIKEQQALQKNEEKTRQSCADLDRRDGATLMKENQLYSLFPTIDRHFLQDIFRDHNHSLTQTELFLHSLLDQEPAKTVVAPEAHRSNHLRVPSKEREKRQKSLELTVPDYQDTEDPEYEDFRAEASQQKSRQHECFSKAAEAFKQGRKDVASFYAQQGHLHGQRMREANHRAAVQIFKRVNSSLLPSNILDLHGLHVDEALQHLAKVLQDKTTDCEQGLCRPQLSVITGRGNHSQGGVARIRPAVIDYLNNKHYRFTEPKPGLVLVSLK